The Terriglobales bacterium genomic sequence CGGCAGTTGGGCAAGAACACTGCTCTCGAAATCGGCTACCTGGGAACGCAAGGCCATCGGCTGGAACGGATTCAGTACTTCAATCAGCCGACGCCCGGACCCGGATCAACGGCCAGCCGCTCACCGTGGCCGGAGTTTGGTTTTGTGCAAGAAGTCATTGGCCTGGTGAACTCCAACTACAACTCGCTCGCCCTGAAGCTCACGCGACGCATGTCTAACGGCTTTACTTATCTGCTTGGCTACACCTTCTCGAAGTCAATCGACGACGGCAGCGGCGAGCGCATCATCGGCACCGACAACATCGATGCCCAGAATGAGTACTGCATAAAGTGCGAGCGCGCGCTCTCGAGTTTCGATCAGAGGCAGCGTTTTGTAGCTTCGACGCTTTACGAATTGCCGTTCGGAAGAGGCCGCGCGTTCCTGAATCACGGCCTAGCCGGCACTTTCCTCGGCGGGTGGGATCTCGGAATGATTTGGACAATGGCTTCCGGTTCGCCGGTCGACATCTATTCCGGCAAAGATCAGTCCAACACCGGTGTGGGCCAGGACCGGCCGAATGTGGTGCCCGGCCAAACATGGCAGCTCAGCGATCCCACTCCGAAGCAATGGTTTAACGTGCAGGCTTTTGCCCTGCAGCCGCAATACACGTTTGGCAACTTAGGACGAAATGTCGTGATCGGTCCTAAATTGTTCAGCGTCGATTCCACCATCAAGAAAGATTTCAAGTTCACCGAGAGCAGATATGTGCAGTTGCGGCTCGATGCTTTCAATACCTTCAACCATCCCAACTTCGGCGACCCGGGCAATCGGGTGAATGCCAACCAGCTTGATGCAAGCGGTGTACCCATTCCGGGAACGGGCAGCTTCGGTCGGATTACCAGTACCAAAACGGGCGTTGACATGCGCGAGTTGCAGGTCAGCCTCAAAGTCGTCTTCTGATCGACAAACTCCTCCAGCGAGGTGAAATATGCGCGCAGCTTATGTGGTTTCGGCGATATTGGTTCTGAGTCTCGCCGGTTTCGCTCAAACCGCGGGTCAGGTTACTGGTCTGGTCACAGATCCAAGCGGCAGTGTAGTAGTCGGCGCTACGGTAACCATTACCAACTCTCAGACGAATGTCGCACGGACAACCACTACGAACAGTGCCGGCAATTACGCTTTTCCCGCGCTCCAGCCCGGTGTTTATTACGTAAAAGCGGAGTTGACCGGCTTTCGGAGCGAGATTCGCGAAAGGGTGGAACTACAGGTCGAGCAGATTGCGCGCATTGACTTTCGCCTGCAAGTCGGGGCAGTTACCGAAACGGTAGAAGTTTCGGGAGGCGCTCCCTTGCTCACGACCGAGAGCGCAACCGTTGGAACGGTCATCGACAATGACCGCATTGTAGGGCTGCCTCTAAACGGGCGCAGCTTCACCCAGTTGATCGCTCTTACCCCCAACGTTTCCTACAATAGCGTCTCTAATGGAGGCCAAGCCAGCGCTCGCCAAGGCGGCGATCGAACTACGCAGGAAATCTTTGTCGCCGGCGCGCGCCGCGAGTACACGAACTTTACGCTCGACGGTGTGGAAAATACCGATCCCGGCTTCAACACTTACGCATTGCTGCCCTCGATCGATGCCTTACAGGAATTCAAGGTGCAAGCCGGCGTTTACCCCGCGGAATTTGGGCACCTGCAGATTCAGGTAAACGTCTCCACTCTAAGCGGAACCAATCAATTCCACGGCGCGCTGTTCGAGTTCGTGCGCAACGACGCTTTTGACGCACTCCCTTACAACTTCACCTCCAAGCCGTTAACCTCCTCGCCGTTCAAGCAGAACCAATATGGCTATACTCTGGCGGGACCTGTCCGCATTCCCAAGCTCTTCAATGGCCAGGATCGGCTGTTCTTCATGTCCAACTACGAAGGCTTCAGGCTACGGCAGCAAACCCAGACGGTTTACACGACATTCCCAGCCGCATTCCGAACCGGTGACTTCTCCTCAGTCCTGGCAACCCACGTCATCACCGATCCGACGACTGGCCTGCCTTTCCCCGGCAATGTGATTCCCGCGAACCGTCTGGACACGATTGCCAAAGGATTCTTGCAGTATTATCCCGCGCCCAACATCCCGAACGCACCGAACAACGGCCTGTCCAACAATTACCTCGCAAAGGACAAAATCACGGGAAACAAATGGCAGATAACCGAGCGCGTGGACTTTACGCAAAACGCGAAATCAAGTTGGTTTGCCCGTTTTAGCATGCAGGATGAAAGCGGGATCCAGCCGGCTTTAGCTCAGAACGGCATGAGCCTGGTCACCAATGCCAAGCAGACGGCGATCAGTAACACGTTCATTTTCTCGCCGACCATTCTGAACGAATTCCGTGTTGGCTTTCTGAACTTCTACAATAATTTTGCACCCGAACTGGCGGGCATAACGAACGTCAACACTCAGTTGAATCTTCCGGGCCTCTTGAGTAACCCGGCGCCCCCGGCCTGGGGCGTTCCCAACGTCACCCTGGCAGATGGCTTTAGCGGTTTTGGCAACGGCACTGACGGTCCTTACACGACCTCGGATCACATCTTACAGGTGGTGGACAATATTTCCTGGACCCGCGGGAACCACTCGTTCAAGTTCGGCGCCGAGGTTGGCCGCACAGATTTCAACGAAACTGGGAACCAATACGCCCGCGCGCAATATAACTTCTCGAATAAAGCTACCGGATATGGTCCTGCCGACTTCATGCTCGGTTACGTCAACAGTACGGTAGACGCCGTCGCCCTGGCGGTCGCGCGGTTCCGTATGACGAGGCAGTTCTATTACATCCAGGATAGCTGGAAGATCCGGCCAAACATCACCATCAGCTACGGAATGCGCTACGAATATGTGCCGGCCTGGAGTGACAGAGTGCCTCTGGTCAATGTTTGGTTTCCCAACAACAATTACAACCTCCAAGGCGACCCCAAGGGTCTCAATCCACAGCCGGTGGAGACGCGGCCCTGCATTATCGAAAACGGAAGCGGCACTTTTAATGGTGGCAATGTTGTTTTTCCGACGGTCGCTCAGGGGGGCGTTTGTACCGCTCGCGATGGGCGGCTGGGTCCCAATCTCGTCGAGTCGGATAAGACGAATTTTGCTCCGCGCTTTGGGGTTGCGTGGAGTCCCACAAACAACTGGACGATCCGCATGGGCGCCGGCATTTTCTACACACAAGACACCGGTAATCCCGTATTCGATATGGCGCGCAGTCTTTCCGGAAAACTTCAGGTTACCCAGACCAATAACAACCTCACCTTCGAAAACCCCTTCGGCTCCAATGGGGTGGCGAACGTCTGTGGTGTCTCCGCTCCGCTGGTGTGTGTCCCTACACCCACTCTTGTCAGTACCTTTTACCGCCGCCAGACGCCCTCTGTGGAAGAGTATGAAATGAATATCCAACGGCAGTTTGGCAGCAACATGGCCCTCGAAGTTGGTTACCTGGGAACGCAAGGTCATCACCTGCCGCGTTATGTATATTTCAACGCCGCAGCGCCCGGACCGGGCTCCCAACTCAGCCGCGAAGCGTGGCCGAACTTCAACAACACCGTGGAGAACATTGGTAATGTGAACTCCAACTACAACGCGTTCTCCGGTAAACTCACGCGGCGCATGTCCAGCGGCCTTACCTTCCTGCTCGGCTATACGTACTCGAAGTCGATCGACGACGGCAGCGGGCTGCGCACGCTCGGCACCGATCAGATCGGCGCTCAGAATTCGTATTGCCTTGCGTGCGAGCGTGGCCTGTCGATCTTCGACCAGAAACACCGCTTTGTGGCTTCAGCTCTTTACCAATTGCCGTTCGGAAAAGGCCGCTCGTACATGAATCAGGGAGTAGCCGGCACCCTCATCGGCGGGTGGGATCTCGGGATGATCTTTTCCACGGCCTCCGGTTCCCCTGTCAACATCGCGGACGGCATATGTCAATCCAATATCGGCGCCAGCTGCATGGATCGGCCGAATGTGGTGCCCGGCGCGTCAGCGCAGCTCAGCAATCCCAATAAATTGGAGTGGTTTAATGTGCAAGCCTTTGCTCTGCAACCGCAGTACACGTTCGGAAACTCGGGACGGAACACGGTGATCGGCCCGCGATTGTTCAGTATCGATACCACCCTCGAGAAGAATTTTAGATTCACCGAACGACTGAACCTGCAGTTGCGGCTCGATGCTTTCAATCTCTTAAACCATCCCAACTTTGGCAGCCCGGGCAATAGCCTGACTGCCAACCATCTGGATGCCAATGGTGTGCCCATTCCGGGAAGCGGCGGCTTCGGCACGATTACCAGCCTCAACCCCAACGTAAGCATGCGACAGTTGCAGCTTGGCGCAAAGATCGTCTTCTGACAGACATGCTATTGTCGCGGCCCCGGCTTATGACGAGAATGACGAGAAGATCGCTGGCGTCCTCATTATTGATGTTGCCGGCAGGGTGGGCATGGCAGGCACGAGCCCAGACATCGGCGACTCAGCCGCCGGCCGCGGACGAGCTGACGACCATTGACGGTGACGGGACTGCGCACGTCAAGCGCGCGGTTCCCATCCCCAAGACCATCTCGCCCGAGGCTTATGCCCTGATGGCACGCGGGAAGCGATGGACGCCGGAAACGGGAACGAAAGAAGCAGCCGACTTCGACGAGAAATTGCATGCTACTTATCCGGTTGACATCACTGAGACAACGTTGGCCGGAGTGGCGTGCAAGATGGTTGTCCCGAAACAGGCTGCGGCGAATAAGCAGAACCGCGTTCTAATCTGTCTGCATGGCGGAGGGTTTACCTCCGATTCCGGTTCGACGCTCGAAGGCACTACCATCGCGGCGCTGACCGGCACTAAGGTGTTCGCGGTCGAGTATCGGCTGGCGCCACAGAATCCGTTTCCCGCGGCTGTGGACGACGCGGTAGCGGTATACAAGTACCTTCTCAAGCAGTATGTGCCAAAGAAGATCGGCGTATATGGTACGTCCGCGGGAGCCGTGCTAGCGGCTCAGATGGCGGTTGAGTCACGCAAGCTCGGCCTTCCTCTACCTGCCGTTTTGGGCTTCTTCTCCGGGTATGTCGATCTCGCGCGCTATGGAGACTCGAGGTTTCTTTACGGCACAAACGGATTCACTAACTTCAGCTCGATGCTTCCTGCCCTGAAGGGGCTGGGAATGATCCCATACGTCGGCAGCCATGATCGCCAGGATCCTGTGCTTTCGCCGATGTACGCAGACTTGAAAGGTTTCCCGCCGACGCTTTGCATGACTTCGACGCGCGATCACTGTCTCAGTGGCACCGTCGATTTTCATCGAGCGCTGTTGCGGGCGGGCGTGGACGCACGTTTGCTGGTCTTTGACGCCATGCCGCACGCCTTCTGGTATCTGTTTGACTTGCCGGAATCCAAGGAGGCGCTTGAGGCACAGGCTACTTTCCTGGATCGTCATCTAGCCTGACAAATATTGACCAAATGAAAGGTTCCTATGATTCAAACGATAGAAGCGATGCTGAACAAGTTCGAGTCCGGCAAAATGAGCCGCCGCCAACTCGTCCTCTCGCTGGCGACACTGGCGGTTGCCGCAAAGGCGCGGGCGCAGGAGAAACCCAGCCGTGCTGTAAGCATCAACCACATCACCGTGAAAGTTCCCGACCTGCACCGCACCTCAAACTTTTACCAGGAATTCTTCGGAATGCCCCTGAAGCAGCACTCGGCAAAAACCCACATCCTGGGAGTGGGCGACGCTTGCTTCTTTGGCATCGAGCAAGGCGACAGTCAGGCGAGAGTCGATCACTACGATTTCGGAATTGCGGGCTTCGACGCCGACGACGTGCGTGCGAAATTAACCAAGCTCAATTTGAAATTCGATAGCGGTAATTCGAAGGAATCGTTCAAGTTTTTTGACCCGGACGGCTTCCACGTTCAAGTGAACGCACCGGACTACGTCGGTCATGTGAGCTGACCGTCGTCTCTGCGCGTCTGGTCCACAAGAAAAACCCATGCGTCGAGAGAGAGAATCCAAGTCCGCTCCGGTTGGGGTGGTCACCAAAGTATTGCGAATCTTGGAAATGCTGCACGATTCCCCGGCAGGTCTGCAATTGAGGGAGGTCGCGGAGAAGACCGCGATTAACAAGAGCACGGCCTACCGTGTCCTGGCTCATCTGGAGCACGAAGGGTACGTGTTTCGCGACTCTGCCGGCGCGTATGCGATTGGGGTGCGACTGGCGCGTCTTGGATCGGGAGCGTCATACCAGACGACAATGCGCAAGATCAGCCGGCCGGTGCTGGAGGAGTTGGCGCGCATAACCGGCGAGACTGTCAGTCTTGCGGTTTTGGAAGGCCGCGACGTTCTTTATTTGGACGTGATGGAGAGCGCGCACACGTTTCGTCAGGTGTCCCAGATTGGGATGCGCCATCCGCTCTATTGCACCGCGTTGGGCAAGGCGATGCTTGCTTTCTATCCTGAGCAAGAGCAGAAATATCTGATTTCGGGAATCGACTTCGAACGTTTTACTCCACATACGATCACACGCGCCGCGAACCTGCGAAAGGAGCTGACGCTGATCCGGCAGCGTGGATACTCCCTAGACAATGAGGAGGTATATCTCGGCTCGCGCTGCATCGGCGCTCCCATTCTGGATGCGTCCGACCGGGTCATTGCGGCGCTCAGCGTATCAGGACCGACAACGCGCGTCACGCGAGACAGAATTCCGACCTTTGCAGCGGCGGCCCGGCAAGCGGCTGCGGAAGTCTCAACGAATCTAGCGGCTAACAGCAAAGGGTTTGAGACACGCTCTGGGCGGCACGGGGCAGCCCGTAAGGACGCAGCAGTTCCGAGCGTTGCAAACAACGATCAACTCAGCTCGATGATGCCATGAATTTATTCGCTCGCCCCAGGCTGCTAAGTACAGCTTGAGGCCATGCGTTCGGTAAAACCACCCGGCGGCGAGACGATTGAGTGAGAGAATTAATGCCGATTCAGGACTTCATTCTGACGGCGATGCCGTCCACGGGCACGAGACTGCCTTCAGCATCGAATCTCATCTCTGACTCTGAGCCTAAAGCAACCACATCAGTCCGCTTGCTGAGTTCATTCGCATATGCAGTCGAGACGCGCATGACCTCCAGCGAGAGCGTGTCGCGTATCTGCACGACGCGCGCGGAAGCCGGATTTTCCAGAGCCAGCGACTGCAGAGCCTGCTCGACAACCTCGCGGTCGGTATTGAAGTGAATCGGTATTTTTACCGTCTGTGGAGTGAGCGCGGTGAGCGCGTTCACATACGTAGTCTTCAAGTCGATGCTCGCGACCGTGCCTGTCGTCGTGAAGTCGGCCATGCCTATGCCGACGGCGTTGCCTGACGATGCTGCCGTCAGTCCGCGTACAAAGATGCGCGAGATGTTCGGAGAAACACCGGGCTGAGGTACCAGCGATGATGTGTATCCGCGAACCGCTCGACCAATCACGTTGGGATCCATGCCCGCGCCGCTGATGTTCTTCCCCATTTGGTCGACGATAAGCAGGTCGATCTCGGCGAAGGGCAGCCTCGGCATGAGCTCGCGAGCTCGGACCAGAAGCCTGGCCTCTTCTACCTCGAGCGTGTCAGGCGTGAGGAGCGCCAGGTCGGCCGTATCGTGAAACTGGTTTTCCAAAATCGCCAGTCCGCCGAGGATTGGTGCCCGATTGAGCACGAGCCCCGCAACTTGACGCAGTACGCGCTCATATCCGAGCCGACTGGAGGCAGCGTGGCAGGCGGCGGCTCCCGCTTGTTTCCCGAATCCGATCGCCAGCATCTTCAATAGGCCGCTGCCAAGGTCGGCGTGAAAATCGGTGTGGGGCTTGACGCGGTTGATGGGAAAGATCCAGTTGGCCTTCAGCGCCGCTGCGCTGAAGTTGACGGGAATGGCATCGGCGGTGGTGGTGCCGATACAGACGGTCTCCATCGTGGTCTCAAAGGGAACGCCCATGCTCGCCGGTGTGATCCCGTACGTTTCGAGGATGTGTGCCTGGCCTTCCGGCGTCGCTCCCCCGTGGCTTCCCATTGCAGGAACGATGAACGGAGATGCTCCGCGAGCGTGCAACTCGCGAAGAACTGCAGCGACGATCTGCTTGAGATTGGAGATGCCTCGGCTGCCCACACCTACTGCAACGCGTTTGCCGTCAAGCGGGCGGTTGAAATCCTTCTTTTGAAATTCGCGCTTGACGACCTCGTCGATCGCGAGCGGAGTGGAACGAGGAAAGTTCTGGCGAACGTCGAGCAGGCGAGGGAATTGCATGCTGTCTAGTGTAGTAAAGGCGCGCAGCAACGATAAAAACGCGACCCAGATGACGGTGGTTGCACGCATGCGCGCGGATTCACACGGAGCTGTCTGAGGGCGTTCGTGCTTTCAGCTCGCCAACGACCACTGCGTAGCCGAGGATGCCCACGATGAGCACGATTGCCCCAACGGTGAATCCAGGCACATACGAGCCGCTCGACTTGATCAGCAGGCCTACGGCTAGCGGTGCGATGACTCCGGCGAGATTGCCGGTGAAGTTCTCCACTCCCGTCCAGATGCCAACATGCTCGGGCGGTGCGCAGCATTGGAGGATAACGATCAAGTTGCCGGTCGCCAGTCCCGCCAGGCATGCTCCCATCAGCAGCGCAATTGCTATCCGTGTATCACTCGCCCGCATGGCTGCGATCAGGAAAAAGCCGCACAGGAAAGCCACGGTCACGATTCCCTTGCGCGTACGTGTTTCGCTCCATCCGTGCTCGATCAAGCGGTCGGCGATCAGTCCTCCGATGGGCTCGCTTAGGCCGAAGGTGAGGAAGGCGGCAGAGGCATAGAATCCGGCGCTTACGATGCTGAGATGGCGCACTGTCACCAGATAGTCGGGCAGCCACGTAACCAGGACGTACCAGTAGTAATCAAAGCAAAAAAAGCCAAAGCAGATGCCGATCAGATTGCGGTCTGTCAAAGCGCTGCGAACGTGTTGAGCAACAGTCCGTTTTGCGAGAACGGCGCCGGTGTTGGCTCGCAATTTGCGAGGAAAGACAAGAAACCACGGCACGAGCCAAAGGAGCGCGGCGAATCCCACAATGAGAAAGCTGCTGCGCCATCCTTGGCGCACCAGCAGCCAGGGAATAAACAGTCCGCCGAAGACGAGGCCCATGCGCGTGCCGCAGTTGAAGAGTCCCGACGGCAGCCCTCTTTCTCTGGTCGAAAACAGCAGGCTGACGATCTTCGTTCCGCCGGGAAGATAGATCGATTCGCCAATTCCCAGAATGATGCGAAAGAAGATCAGCATGGCGAGGCTGGTCGCGAGTCCCGTCACGCCTTGTGCAATCGACCAGACCGCGAAAGCGCCCGCATACAACCAGTACAAATTGAAGCGGTCGCTAGCCCACCCGATCGGAATCTGCAGCAGCGCGTATGACCAGAAGAAAGAAGAGAGCAGCAGTCCCTTCGTTG encodes the following:
- a CDS encoding VOC family protein is translated as MIQTIEAMLNKFESGKMSRRQLVLSLATLAVAAKARAQEKPSRAVSINHITVKVPDLHRTSNFYQEFFGMPLKQHSAKTHILGVGDACFFGIEQGDSQARVDHYDFGIAGFDADDVRAKLTKLNLKFDSGNSKESFKFFDPDGFHVQVNAPDYVGHVS
- a CDS encoding carboxypeptidase-like regulatory domain-containing protein, with the translated sequence MRAAYVVSAILVLSLAGFAQTAGQVTGLVTDPSGSVVVGATVTITNSQTNVARTTTTNSAGNYAFPALQPGVYYVKAELTGFRSEIRERVELQVEQIARIDFRLQVGAVTETVEVSGGAPLLTTESATVGTVIDNDRIVGLPLNGRSFTQLIALTPNVSYNSVSNGGQASARQGGDRTTQEIFVAGARREYTNFTLDGVENTDPGFNTYALLPSIDALQEFKVQAGVYPAEFGHLQIQVNVSTLSGTNQFHGALFEFVRNDAFDALPYNFTSKPLTSSPFKQNQYGYTLAGPVRIPKLFNGQDRLFFMSNYEGFRLRQQTQTVYTTFPAAFRTGDFSSVLATHVITDPTTGLPFPGNVIPANRLDTIAKGFLQYYPAPNIPNAPNNGLSNNYLAKDKITGNKWQITERVDFTQNAKSSWFARFSMQDESGIQPALAQNGMSLVTNAKQTAISNTFIFSPTILNEFRVGFLNFYNNFAPELAGITNVNTQLNLPGLLSNPAPPAWGVPNVTLADGFSGFGNGTDGPYTTSDHILQVVDNISWTRGNHSFKFGAEVGRTDFNETGNQYARAQYNFSNKATGYGPADFMLGYVNSTVDAVALAVARFRMTRQFYYIQDSWKIRPNITISYGMRYEYVPAWSDRVPLVNVWFPNNNYNLQGDPKGLNPQPVETRPCIIENGSGTFNGGNVVFPTVAQGGVCTARDGRLGPNLVESDKTNFAPRFGVAWSPTNNWTIRMGAGIFYTQDTGNPVFDMARSLSGKLQVTQTNNNLTFENPFGSNGVANVCGVSAPLVCVPTPTLVSTFYRRQTPSVEEYEMNIQRQFGSNMALEVGYLGTQGHHLPRYVYFNAAAPGPGSQLSREAWPNFNNTVENIGNVNSNYNAFSGKLTRRMSSGLTFLLGYTYSKSIDDGSGLRTLGTDQIGAQNSYCLACERGLSIFDQKHRFVASALYQLPFGKGRSYMNQGVAGTLIGGWDLGMIFSTASGSPVNIADGICQSNIGASCMDRPNVVPGASAQLSNPNKLEWFNVQAFALQPQYTFGNSGRNTVIGPRLFSIDTTLEKNFRFTERLNLQLRLDAFNLLNHPNFGSPGNSLTANHLDANGVPIPGSGGFGTITSLNPNVSMRQLQLGAKIVF
- a CDS encoding IclR family transcriptional regulator, giving the protein MRRERESKSAPVGVVTKVLRILEMLHDSPAGLQLREVAEKTAINKSTAYRVLAHLEHEGYVFRDSAGAYAIGVRLARLGSGASYQTTMRKISRPVLEELARITGETVSLAVLEGRDVLYLDVMESAHTFRQVSQIGMRHPLYCTALGKAMLAFYPEQEQKYLISGIDFERFTPHTITRAANLRKELTLIRQRGYSLDNEEVYLGSRCIGAPILDASDRVIAALSVSGPTTRVTRDRIPTFAAAARQAAAEVSTNLAANSKGFETRSGRHGAARKDAAVPSVANNDQLSSMMP
- a CDS encoding alpha/beta hydrolase; amino-acid sequence: MTRRSLASSLLMLPAGWAWQARAQTSATQPPAADELTTIDGDGTAHVKRAVPIPKTISPEAYALMARGKRWTPETGTKEAADFDEKLHATYPVDITETTLAGVACKMVVPKQAAANKQNRVLICLHGGGFTSDSGSTLEGTTIAALTGTKVFAVEYRLAPQNPFPAAVDDAVAVYKYLLKQYVPKKIGVYGTSAGAVLAAQMAVESRKLGLPLPAVLGFFSGYVDLARYGDSRFLYGTNGFTNFSSMLPALKGLGMIPYVGSHDRQDPVLSPMYADLKGFPPTLCMTSTRDHCLSGTVDFHRALLRAGVDARLLVFDAMPHAFWYLFDLPESKEALEAQATFLDRHLA
- a CDS encoding MFS transporter gives rise to the protein MNLTTGTVAQTSTSNFAQIEVSNQRRWTIVGLLFVASLINYLDRAAISFALPSISRDLHLLPATKGLLLSSFFWSYALLQIPIGWASDRFNLYWLYAGAFAVWSIAQGVTGLATSLAMLIFFRIILGIGESIYLPGGTKIVSLLFSTRERGLPSGLFNCGTRMGLVFGGLFIPWLLVRQGWRSSFLIVGFAALLWLVPWFLVFPRKLRANTGAVLAKRTVAQHVRSALTDRNLIGICFGFFCFDYYWYVLVTWLPDYLVTVRHLSIVSAGFYASAAFLTFGLSEPIGGLIADRLIEHGWSETRTRKGIVTVAFLCGFFLIAAMRASDTRIAIALLMGACLAGLATGNLIVILQCCAPPEHVGIWTGVENFTGNLAGVIAPLAVGLLIKSSGSYVPGFTVGAIVLIVGILGYAVVVGELKARTPSDSSV